The genomic DNA GTGATGATGCCGTGGATTCGGACGTCATCGGTCACGTGCTGGCGAAGGGCGTTGATCCCGTTGAACAGGCCGATGACCGCGTCCAGTGCGTTGATCCCGTGATGCGGGGAACCGGCGGCATGGGCGGGTTTGCCAATGTATTCAAAATCCAGGGGATCGACGGCAAGGGAGTTCGATGTGATCCGTGTGGAGTTCGCAGGGTGCACCATGAGGGCGGCGTCGATTCCTTCGAGGAGACCGTGCTTCACGAAGCTTCCCTTGGCACTGCCGTTGGGGCCACCCTCCTCGGCAGGTGTACCTAGCAAAACGACTTCTCCGCCGGTTTCGTCGATCACCTTACTGAGGGCGATGGCCGCCGATACGCTCGTCGTGCCGATGATGTTGTGTCCGCAGGCGTGACCGAGGCCGGGAAGGGCATCGTACTCGGCGAGGAACGCAATGGCCGGGCCGGGTTTATCCGATTTCCGGCGGGCAAGGAGGGCGGTCTCATGTCCCGCCACCCCGCGTTCCACCGTGAATCCTTCCGACTCCAGAAGCTCGGCGTGGGTCTTCGAGGCAAAGAACTCCTCGTTGCCTATCTCTGGCCGGTCGTGGATCGAATGGCTAATGGCAATGTACTTTTCTTTGTTTTCCTCAAGGTTCGCGATGATCTGATCTCTCAATGTGTCGACGACGGTACTCATGTCCATTCCTCCTCTTGGTTGTTTATTCTCCGATCTTGCTCAGTGGGACGAAGGTCGGGATCGTGCTTCCGTTGTATTCTTTTTCGATGAAGTCTGCTGTGTCTTCTTCCTGGTAGAGCTCGACGATTTTCTTGAGTGTTTTGTTGTCCTTGTCTTCTGTACGTGCGGCGATGATGTTGATGTAAGGCGTGGCCGTGTCATCTTCGTGGAAGATGGAATCCTTCACGGGGTTGAATCCGGCGTCGACGGCGATGCCATTGTTGATGATGGATGCAGCGACATCAGGCAGGACGCGCGGTGTTTGGCCGGCTACGACTGGAACGATCTCCATGTTCTTCGGATTCTTTTTGATTTTATCCAGTGATCCGTTTCCGTCGAAGTCTTCAGGCAGCTCGATGAGGCCCGCTTCTTGTAGGAGGAGGAAAGCTCTTCCCATGTTGGTTGCTTCGTTCGGCACGGCGATCTTGGCGCCATCCGGGATGTCGTCTACTGATTTATATTTCTCCGAGTACAGGCCGAGGGGAGCGATGACGGTTGTGCCGATCGGTGTGAGATCGAGGTCATGCTCTTTCTTGAATTCGTTGAAGTAGGAAATCGTCTGGAATGCGTTGGCATCAAGCTCGCCTTCTTCAAGGGCCAGGTTCGGCTGGACGTAGTCGGAGAAGCGGACGATTTCGATATCGATGCCTTCCTTCTTCGCTTTCTTGGCGACGAAGTCCCAGATGCGGTTATCGGAACCACTGACGCCGATCTTGACCTTCGTTTCATCTTTGCTGGCGCTTGAGCTGCAGCCTGCAGCGAACCCGCCGATTAGTAGGATGAGTGATAGAATGATCCATTTCTTCATGTTGTATCTCCTCGCTATCTTCTTCTGATTTTTTTCGATACGAAATTACCCGATGATTGCAGTCCCTGTACAAGGACGATGAGTATGGCGACGGTGATGACCATGACCCAGGTGTCAAAGCGCTGGTAGCCGTAGGTGATGGCGAGATCCCCGAGTCCGCCTCCGCCGATGGCGCCTGCCATGGCCGATGCCCCGACGAGTCCGACGGTGGCGATGGTGAGGCTGAGGACGAGGGAGCTGAGCGCTTCTGGGACGAGGAAGCGGAAGATGATCTGGGTGGATGTCGCCCCCATGGATTCCGCCGCCTCGATGACGCCTTTGTCGACTTCAAGGAGGGAGTTCTCAATCAATCGTGCAATATAAGGTCCTGCATAGAAGACCAGTGGCACGACGGCCGCGGCCGTTCCGATCGATGTTCCCACAATCAAACGCGTGAGGGGGACGATCGCAACCATCAGGATGATGAACGGGACGGAACGGAAGATGTTCACGACTCCGTTCAGGATGGTGAAAATAAAGGCATTCTCCCATAGATGACCTTTCCTCGTGATGACGAGGAGTACCCCGAGGGGCAGCCCGATCACGGTGGAGAAGAGGAGGGAGAAGCCGGTCATGACCAATGTTTCAATGAGTGCATCGATGATCTGCTGTGAATCAACTAGCATGTGGTGCGACCTCCTTCACGGTGACGTTTTCTCCATTCATGACAAGCAGTGCACGGTTGATCTCGCTCTCGGAGCCGATGAGCTCGACGATGAGATGACCGAATGGTGTGCCCTGCAGCTCCGTAATATTTCCGAACAGCACGTTTACATCGAGGTCGAAGCGCTTCGCCACCTGGGACAGGAGCGGCTGACCTGATGAGGTGCCGACGAAGCGGATCTTGTAGATCCGTCCCGGTGCGTTTTCCTTCTGCACAAGCTCGAGGACCGATTCCGGGATGGAGTCGTTCAGCACGGAGCTCACGAAGTTCGCCGCTGTCTCGGTCTGAGGGGAGGAGAAGACGTCGAATACGGATCCGGACTCGATGATCTTCCCGCCTTCGATGACCGCCACCCGGTCGCACACTTCCCGGATCACCGACATCTCATGGGTGATCATGAGGATCGTGATGTTGTACTCACGGTTGATCTTTTTCAGCAGCTTCAGGATCGAGCCTGTCGTCTGCGGATCGAGGGCCGATGTCGCCTCGTCGCACAGAAGGATCGACGGCTGCGTGGCAAGGGCACGGGCGATGCCGACGCGCTGCTTCTGACCGCCTGATAGTTGATCAGGGTACTGGTTCGCTTTATCTTCAAGGCCGACGAAGCTCAGCAGCTCCGTCACCCGCTTCTGGATCTCTGTCTTGGATTGCTTGGCGAGGATGAGGGGCATCGCCACATTGGCGAAGACCGTCTTGGAGTTCAGGAGGTTGAAGTGCTGGAACACCATCCCGATCTTCCGCTTCACCTCGCGCACGTCTTTCGGTGAAAGGGCCATGAGATCCTGGCCGTCCACGATCACCTTTCCCGAGCTCAATCGCTCCAATCGGTTCACGGTGCGGATCAGCGTGCTTTTCCCGGCGCCGCTGAATCCGATCACCCCGCATATTTCCCCCTGCTCAACCCGCAGGTCGATGCCATCGAGGGCCCGGACTTCCTTTCCGCCGCTGTCATACACTTTCGTGGCGCTTTTGAATTCAATCATGTTCGTCATGCCTCCTGGTGGTTAAAATAAAAACCCTCTTCCCGAGGTCTCGAGAAGAGGGCATGGATTCACACGGAATCAATGGTTCCCTTCTCATCTCCCAGGCGCGTTGCCTGCTGGAATTGGCACAGTACTTTGTGGAAAGTCTGCTGCCGAAGCGTCATCGGGCCAGTCCCTCAGCTTCTCTGGATAAGAAATTATTGAATTAAGGTAAACAAAAGGCCCCTTCCTGAGACAGGAAGAGGCCGGAGATCCATAAGGAAAGAAAGATCCGTACTCTTCTCATCTCTCAGGCATCCGCCTGTTGGAGTTGGCACAGTGCTCAAGTGAGCCCGCTGCCGAGGTATCAAAGGGCCAAATCCCTCCACCTCTCGTGATAAGAAGTTTAATTTGTTTAACGTGAGCCCTATTCTACGCCGGACTGTTTCCTGCGTCAACACCCTCTGGCAGAAATGAGACTGGCTGGAAGAAGTGGGAATGGGGTAAAAATAGGTCCTTAGATACATATGTTATGTCGTGAAAACCCTTTATTTCGATTGGGTTTATCGGAAAAATGATTCTAACTCCTTAAAAATATATTTTTTTCGAAAATGGCGTTAAAGATAATAGTGTCCGTTCCATTTCGCTGCGATGGCTCGCTTTCCGCGGGGCGTGCGGTGAGCCGCATCGGCTGCGCCTGCTGGGTCTCACCTGCCCGCCATTCCCGCAGGAGTCGAGCCATCTCCGCTTCATTTCACTCATCTTTTCGAAGGGAGACCATAGCGACTTTGTTAAATATGGGAAATAGTGATTGACATCTAGCCTCCTCCCCCGTAAAGTTATAATTGAAAATGATTCTCATTATCAAGAAACGAAAGGGGAACCACATGAAAAAAGCATCGTTCTTTACCATATTGATGGTCTGTCTGCTCTTGGCGGCGTGCAGCAGCGGAGAAACAAAAACGAATTCGTCAAAGGAGGATTCCTCGACATTTACATATGAATCAGAACAGGGACCGGTAGAGGTTCCGAAAGAGCCGAAGCGGATTGTCGCCCTCACCAATGGTCCGAATGTGATTTCCCTCGAAGGGAAGCTCGTCGGGATCGATGAGTGGACCGAGATGAACCCGCTCTTCACCGACAAGCTGAAAGATGTGGAAGTGGTGGGTGATGATCAGCTCGAGAAGATCATCGAGCTCGACCCGGACTTGATCATTGCCGGAAGTCAGACGAAGAACCTCGATAAGATGAAGGAGATTGCGCCGACCGTCGCTTTCACATGGGGGAAACTGAATTACATCGATCAACAGATCGAGATCGGCAAGCTGTTGAATAAGGAGAAAGAAGCGAAGGAATGGGCGGATGACTTCCAGGAGCGTGCCGCGACGATCGGGGATGAGATCCGCAAGAAAATCGGCGACGACGCCACGGTATCCGTCATTGAAACCGGACAAAAGGAACTCTATGTCTTCGGGAACAATTATGCCCGTGGTTCTGAGATCCTGTACCAGGCCATGAAGCTCAACATGCCGGAAGCCGTGAAGGATAACGCCTTGGAAACGGGGATTCACGTCATCTCGCCGGAAGCGGTAGGCGACTTCACCGGAGATTACCTCGTCCTGAGCAAGAATCCCGATGTGGACAATTCCTTCATGGACACCGACACATGGAAGAACATCCCGGCGGTGAAAAACGGTCATGTCATCGAGATCAACAGCAAGGAATCGACGTACAGTGATCCCGTGACCCTCGAGCATCTATTGAAGGCATTCGAGGATGGTTTTATAGAAAAATAAGGGGAGGCGGGGGTCACTCTGTGACCCCTGCCGATTCCGGACGAAGAAAATGAAGCATGAAAGCGCCAAGGCCCAGCAACACCTGGCCAATACTGGCGATCAAGAGCTGTACCGATGGTAAGTACCATTCTCCTACGGATAGGGTGGCACCGATCGTCGCAATGAAAAGCAGGGCGCCCATGAACAGGGTCGAGAAGAAAATCTGCCGGTCATACCGGATGAACCCTCTGATTGCTACGACGGCATTGCCCAGTCCGAAAACGATCATGCCCACAATCGCCATAGCCATCCAGCTGTCAAAAGGCAGATCTCCTGCCCACTCTGGTGGGAAGGCCGCAAAGATCCCTTTACCTGACATCATGGAACCACCGAGATAAAAAGCACCCACGCTCAGGGCCGCATTGTACACATTCATAATGGTTTTCTTCAACATAAAGCATTCTCCTTTGTGAGAGACTCGCCACCGAAGGGAGTCTCTTATTTTTTATATTAAGGCATGGATGAAACCGTCCATTCGATCAGTCCGGTCAAGAGGACCAGGAAGACCATGAAGGAACTGGAGACAATGACCACCATATGGTTTGTTTTCGAATAGAGGACGAATCCTCCCGCGATCAAGAGGAACCAGGCGATGATTCCAACAAGTGAAAACAGGGCAGGCGAGTTGGCAATCCATAGGATCGTAATGATCAGGTGGAGTGCCACGAGCACCCAGGCAAAAAGTTTCATGTGGGTCAACGCTCCTTTACATACTGGTAACAAAATTGATGAAGACCACGAACATCAAGGTGACACCCGACAATGCACCGACGGGGAAGGCGAAGCTCTTATTATGCCTCCATTCATAAAGGCTGGCAGCCAGTCCTGCTGCGCATAACACACCCCATATAGGATTGAAGATGGCCTCGGCCACTTCGTCGGAAAACCATTCATAGCCGCTTGAAAGCCAGAAAATCCAGTGAAGGATCAGGAGGCTCAAAACAATATAGGATAATTTCCTAGGAGGCCTGGTGTTTGTCTTCCTCACCATGAGCGCTGTCATGATGGAACCTAATACGATCAATCCAATCACCAACAAAAAAATAATTGTAAATCCGATGATGTCCACGTCCATTCCGCTGAATTTGTACATGTAGAATCTTGGTAAATGATTTCTATGACATGATTGTATCGGATTATTTATTGTAAAACAATAAAAAGTTTTTCTTTTTCAATAATAATTTGTTGTTTACCTCAGAATATGGTCACCATGAGCAGGCAGTATGTGATAAGAACCCACTATCTATGTTCTCAATGTCCGCTTATTGTGTGAGGAACACCATACGCGGACATAGAGAGAAACTTTCGGTACGATCCAAAGGAGATACGCAGCATTTTTTTACTCATAAGGGGACTCCTTTCCTATAGAAAGATTGCAATTGAGAGTGAGAATTGTTATCATTTAGATGAGAGATAAGCAGATAAGGAGATACAATCATGACAAACATTGCTAAAACGATACGCGAACGCCGCTCCATAAAAGCCGGCTACATTGATAAAGAAGTCACACAGGAAACGGTGCTGAACCTATTGGAGGATGCCGTCTGGGCACCGAATCACGGACTCCGTGAGCCGTGGCGATTCATCTTCGTACCGGCGGATGAGAAGGAAGGATTCGTAGAGGATCTCGTGAAAACCTTCCCGCCCGATATGAGGGAGAACCGCCGCAACTACTTCAGCCAGCCTGCGGCGATCCTTGTCGTCGTCATGACCGAAGACCCCCGTCAGAAGCAGTGGGAAGAGAACTTCGGAGCCATCGGCGCCATGATCCAAAACTTCCAGCTCCTCGCCTGGGAACAGCAGCTCGGAGTTGTGTGGAAAACAAATCCTCATATTTATGATCCGAAGGTCCATGAATTGCTCGGCGTCGAAAAGGGCGAGAAAATCGCCGGATTCCTGCACCTCGGCTACTTTGATGAGGTTCCGCCGGCGAAGAAGAGGACACCGATTGAAGACAAGTTTTCCGTTTACGGGAAATGATGTAGAAGAAGGGCTCGCAGGGGTCCTTCTTTTTTTCTGGGATGAATAAGACAATCCGCA from Rossellomorea marisflavi includes the following:
- a CDS encoding M20 family metallopeptidase, producing the protein MSTVVDTLRDQIIANLEENKEKYIAISHSIHDRPEIGNEEFFASKTHAELLESEGFTVERGVAGHETALLARRKSDKPGPAIAFLAEYDALPGLGHACGHNIIGTTSVSAAIALSKVIDETGGEVVLLGTPAEEGGPNGSAKGSFVKHGLLEGIDAALMVHPANSTRITSNSLAVDPLDFEYIGKPAHAAGSPHHGINALDAVIGLFNGINALRQHVTDDVRIHGIITHGGDAPNIVPEYAKARFFIRAATRKTCSEVTARVKAIAEGSALATGAKLNVIAFQNEVDNLVLNRTYDAVFKEELERLGEYVSTEERNGLGSTDAGNISQVVPTIHPYIQIGPESLVAHTDEFREAAKSPKGDEALILGAKGLALTALRLVTDGDVLAEIKEEFTRRKALES
- a CDS encoding MetQ/NlpA family ABC transporter substrate-binding protein, whose protein sequence is MKKWIILSLILLIGGFAAGCSSSASKDETKVKIGVSGSDNRIWDFVAKKAKKEGIDIEIVRFSDYVQPNLALEEGELDANAFQTISYFNEFKKEHDLDLTPIGTTVIAPLGLYSEKYKSVDDIPDGAKIAVPNEATNMGRAFLLLQEAGLIELPEDFDGNGSLDKIKKNPKNMEIVPVVAGQTPRVLPDVAASIINNGIAVDAGFNPVKDSIFHEDDTATPYINIIAARTEDKDNKTLKKIVELYQEEDTADFIEKEYNGSTIPTFVPLSKIGE
- a CDS encoding methionine ABC transporter permease; translation: MLVDSQQIIDALIETLVMTGFSLLFSTVIGLPLGVLLVITRKGHLWENAFIFTILNGVVNIFRSVPFIILMVAIVPLTRLIVGTSIGTAAAVVPLVFYAGPYIARLIENSLLEVDKGVIEAAESMGATSTQIIFRFLVPEALSSLVLSLTIATVGLVGASAMAGAIGGGGLGDLAITYGYQRFDTWVMVITVAILIVLVQGLQSSGNFVSKKIRRR
- a CDS encoding methionine ABC transporter ATP-binding protein, with translation MIEFKSATKVYDSGGKEVRALDGIDLRVEQGEICGVIGFSGAGKSTLIRTVNRLERLSSGKVIVDGQDLMALSPKDVREVKRKIGMVFQHFNLLNSKTVFANVAMPLILAKQSKTEIQKRVTELLSFVGLEDKANQYPDQLSGGQKQRVGIARALATQPSILLCDEATSALDPQTTGSILKLLKKINREYNITILMITHEMSVIREVCDRVAVIEGGKIIESGSVFDVFSSPQTETAANFVSSVLNDSIPESVLELVQKENAPGRIYKIRFVGTSSGQPLLSQVAKRFDLDVNVLFGNITELQGTPFGHLIVELIGSESEINRALLVMNGENVTVKEVAPHAS
- a CDS encoding ABC transporter substrate-binding protein, producing MKKASFFTILMVCLLLAACSSGETKTNSSKEDSSTFTYESEQGPVEVPKEPKRIVALTNGPNVISLEGKLVGIDEWTEMNPLFTDKLKDVEVVGDDQLEKIIELDPDLIIAGSQTKNLDKMKEIAPTVAFTWGKLNYIDQQIEIGKLLNKEKEAKEWADDFQERAATIGDEIRKKIGDDATVSVIETGQKELYVFGNNYARGSEILYQAMKLNMPEAVKDNALETGIHVISPEAVGDFTGDYLVLSKNPDVDNSFMDTDTWKNIPAVKNGHVIEINSKESTYSDPVTLEHLLKAFEDGFIEK
- a CDS encoding nitroreductase family protein is translated as MTNIAKTIRERRSIKAGYIDKEVTQETVLNLLEDAVWAPNHGLREPWRFIFVPADEKEGFVEDLVKTFPPDMRENRRNYFSQPAAILVVVMTEDPRQKQWEENFGAIGAMIQNFQLLAWEQQLGVVWKTNPHIYDPKVHELLGVEKGEKIAGFLHLGYFDEVPPAKKRTPIEDKFSVYGK